The following coding sequences lie in one Hippoglossus hippoglossus isolate fHipHip1 chromosome 14, fHipHip1.pri, whole genome shotgun sequence genomic window:
- the LOC117774714 gene encoding uncharacterized protein LOC117774714, giving the protein MPVSETPKSLQEKRDKMKVLSEQTNFSPEEVETLMKCTYYSQRKVVNMGKDLHSLLEEWPFLFHDIGMMVHFQELTGASLRETFICSVEKKGKRLLDFMRTICAGKCKRVLEAVTKLKILREQLKGCSEDVKDMVLLLAYFDEKEENLFHYVEETCLAREVQVESLPVTPCIIVCGTSCYTSRQFMLSVDCCERPNPNLHNCHLFDVFKLLLSQYPLSSGSSLYT; this is encoded by the exons ATGCCAGTGAGTGAGACACCAAAGAGCCTacaggagaagagagacaaAATGAAGGTGCTCagtgaacagacaaacttcaGCCCAGAGGAGGTAGAAACTCTTATGAAGTGCACCTACTACTCCCAACGTAAAGTTGTAAACATGGGAAAAGATCTGCATTCTCTTTTGGAGGAGTGGCCATTTTTGTTCCATGACATTGGGATGATGGTCCACTTTCAAGAGCTCACTGGAGCATCATTGAGAGAGACATTCATCTGCAGTGTAGAAAAGAAGGGAAAACGGCTTCTGGACTTCATGAGAACCATTTGTGCTGGCAAGTGCAAACGGGTTTTGGAGGCTGTCACAAAGCTGAAAATTCTGAGAGAACAGTTAAAGGGATGCTCAGAAGATGTGAAGGATATGGTGCTCCTCCTTGCCTATtttgatgaaaaagaggagaaccTGTTCCACTACGTAGAAGAAACATGTCTGGCAAGAGAAGTACAAGTAGAAAGCTTGCCTGTGACACCATGCATCATTGTATGTG gaACCTCTTGCTATACCTCAAGGCAGTTCATGCTGAGCGTAGACTGTTGTGAACGACCAAATCCCAACCTTCATAACTGCCAtctgtttgatgtttttaagCTACTATTGTCTCAATATCCACTATCCAGTGGATCTAGCCTCTACACTTGA
- the oatx gene encoding solute carrier family 22 member 6, translating to MGFTELLDEVGGFGRYQWLHVTLISLPGLLMASQNLLNNFVSGIPAHHCTLPANHSLSNLSHHQVDEKQLLKVFIPLDSSGNRLDRCRRYVEPQWQLLAVNNSVNVSELQTEECVDGWTFDRSEFLATTVSEWDLVCSLRPLKQMIQTIYMGGVLAGAIIFGTLSDRYGRRSILIWSYLQLGVLGCCSALSPSYTTYCIFRFLSGMAVAGIILNGVSLKVEWIPTKERTLVGTLSSFFFTFGQMVLAGLADWLRDWRKLQVVACAPYFLFFAYSWWFLESARWLVLNRRSEEALKSLHRVARINGKPEIIDKLTLEVLHSHMIKEMESSRSTFTAYDLLKTRTMRRISVCLMAVWFATSFAYYGLAMDLQKFGVNIYLMQIIFGAVDFPAKLLALGMLSYLGRRVSQAVCLFLSAAVIFANMFVPTDMQVLRTTFACLGKGFTSASFTTAYLYSGELYPTVIRQTGMGFVSTMARLGSMAAPAVLILDEVFPALPSVVYGGAAVLAGGFACFLPETLNIPLPDTIQDVEENWSGRCPATRQKEGVSLQEGMTSENIIKSCGGVVSKEGVTLKERKETEGTGLNAL from the exons atgGGCTTCACCGAACTGCTGGACGAG GTGGGCGGGTTCGGCAGGTACCAGTGGCTCCATGTGACGCTCATCAGTTTACCTGGTTTGTTGATGGCGAGTCAGAACCTGCTCAACAACTTCGTCTCTGGAATCCCCGCCCACCACTGCACCCTGCCGGCCAATCACAGCCTCTCTAACCTGTCTCACCACCAG GTGGACGAGAAGCAGTTGCTCAAGGTTTTCATTCCTCTGGACTCCTCAGGAAATAGACTGGACCGCTGCAGGAG GTACGTGGAGCCGCAGTGGCAACTGTTAGCCGTTAACAACTCAGTTAATGTTAGCGAACTACAGACAGAAGAGTGTGTGGACGGATGGACGTTCGACCGCTCCGAGTTCCTCGCAACCACCGTCTCTGAG tgggACTTGGTGTGTTCGTTGCGTCCTCTGAAGCAGATGATTCAGACCATCTATATGGGCGGAGTTTTGGCAGGAGCCATCATCTTTGGCACCCTGTCGGACAG gtaTGGGCGGCGATCTATCCTCATATGGTCATACCTGCAGCTGGGCGTGCTGGGCTGTTGCTccgccctctctccctcatacACCACCTACTGTATTTTTAGGTTTCTGAGCGGGATGGCGGTGGCTGGCATCATCCTCAACGGAGTCTCACTGA AGGTGGAGTGGATTCCGACCAAAGAGAGAACACTCGTTGGGACGCTCTCATCATTCTTCTTCACCTTTGGTCAAATGGTCTTGGCAGGACTCGCTGATTGGTTGAGAGACTGGAGGAAGCTGCAGGTCGTCGCCTGTGCGCCATACTTTCTGTTCTTCGCCTACAGTTG gtGGTTCTTAGAGTCAGCCCGTTGGTTGGTTCTGAACCGGCGGTCTGAGGAGGCGTTGAAGAGTTTACACAGAGTCGCTCGAATTAACGGAAAACCAGAGATCATTGACAAGTTAACGCTGGag GTGCTGCACTCACACATGATCAAAGAGATGGAGTCGAGTCGTTCGACGTTTACAGCGTACGACCTCCTGAAAACCAGAACGATGAGACGCATCTCCGTCTGTCTGATGGCCGTCTG GTTCGCCACTAGTTTTGCGTACTATGGTTTGGCGATGGACCTGCAGAAGTTTGGG GTGAATATTTACCTGATGCAAATCATCTTTGGAGCCGTTGATTTTCCCGCCAAGTTGTTGGCTCTGGGCATGCTCAGTTACTTAGGGAGGAGGGTCTCTCAGGCCGTCTGTCTCTTCCTATCGGCCGCCGTCATCTTCGCCAACATGTTTGTCCCCACAG ACATGCAGGTCCTCAGGACAACCTTTGCGTGTCTTGGTAAAGGCTTCACCTCGGCGTCGTTCACCACCGCCTACCTGTACAGTGGTGAGCTCTACCCCACCGTCATCAG gcagaCAGGGATGGGTTTCGTCTCCACCATGGCGAGACTCGGCAGCATGGCGGCGCCCGCTGTCCTCATTCTGGACGAG GTATTCCCTGCTCTGCCCAGTGTGGTGTATGGGGGCGCGGCAGTGTTGGCTGGAGGATTTGCTTGTTTCCTACCAGAGACTCTGAACATCCCGCTGCCTGACACCATCCAAGATGTGGAGGAGAATTG gtCTGGAAGATGCCCTGCAACTCGACAGAAAGAGGGCGTGTCCTTACAAGAGGGCATGACCTCTGAAAACATCATTAAGTCATGTGGGGGCGTGGTCTCAAAGGAGGGTGTGACTTTAAAAGAGCGAAAGGAAACAGAAGGGACCGGCCTCAATGCgctctga
- the LOC117774247 gene encoding deoxycytidine kinase-like — translation LQVTDHCVQVIDYSVYRYVFASNLFECGNLSDTEWSVYQDWHTWLLKQFTPEIHLDAIIYLRAQPQVLMLDFDYLNDLPVLTLDVDDDFKNDRIKQEVIIDKVRDFLTTL, via the exons ctacaggtaactgatcACTGCGTACAGGTAATAGATTACTCTGTGTACAGGTACGTGTTTGCATCAAACCTGTTTGAGTGTGGAAACCTGTCGGACACTGAGTGGAGTGTGTATCAGGACTGGCACACCTGGTTACTGAAGCAGTTCACACCTGAGATCCACCTGGACGCCATCATCTACCTGAGAGCACAGCCACAGGTGCTAAT gttggACTTTGATTATCTGAACGATCTTCCTGTTCTGACTCTGGATGTTGACGACGATTTCAAGAATGATCgaatcaaacaggaagtcatcATCGACAAG GTCAGAGACTTCCTCACCACGCTGTAG